GCGGCGGAATTTTTTTCCAGCTTTCAGTGAAAAAAGCTTTATAACTACCTTCTAATTCAGGGTAGCCACCTAAACTTGTCCCTATATAAGTTCCTGCCGCGGATAGTTCTTCATTGCCAAGTCCTGCTTGTTGTATGGCATGATGAGCACAATAGAGTGCATATTGAGCTACTCGGGGAAGGCGTTTACTTTTAGCAAATTGAGGCAGCTCGCTGAGAGAAAAATCAGTAATCTCACCGGCTACTTGAGTAGTATAAGATGAAGGATCATAGGATTGGATATGTTTTATGCCACATTGTCCTTCGATGGCTGCTTGCCAAAACTTATCTAACCCTGTTCCTATGGAAGAGGTTATTTCCATACCTGTAATTACTACTCTTTTTTTCATTCATGGTCCTCAAGCTATAAGCATAGAAAATGCATCTTCCATAAAGCAGATTAGAGCAATACTAAAGGTGAGATTTAAACTATGTCAAGTTCTATTTTTTATCCCGTAAAATACCGCGTATTGATAGCTGATTTAGGTTAAAACAGATTAGAGTGCATATTATTTAACATTCGTCTCAGATATGAATTGTGGCCTGGGTACGGCGCTAGGGTAACTTGGAATAGTGAGGCACCAAAAATCAGGATAAACATAGAATTAGAAATTCTTTATATGCCTAATAAGTGCGATAAAGTCGATCCTGATCCAGGGTTACCCTAGCGCTGCTCCCAGGCAACAAACATTCTCTTATCCGAAACTGACGTTATTTAACATATTAATTAAGAAAGTTATTGGCATCAATTGCCCAGTAATCGCAGGCATTTTGGGTGACAAAACCTAGGCGAGTATAGAGTTTGAGAGCTCTTTCATTATGAGTTTCCACATCAAGATTAAGATGCGGCTTACCTTCACTTAAAGCCATATTGATACAGTAGGTAATTAGGGTAGTACCTAAACCTTGGCCTTGTTTGGCGGGCAATACCGCTATATCAGATAAAGTCGCGCCATTATCTAACCAGCGAAGATGGGCTTTACCTATAGGCCTATTGTTTTGGTACGCAATAATGATTTGGTATTCTCTACCATTGAGTAAATGTTGGAAGCGTTCTACTGAATCCAGTTGTTTGGTCGGGAAGCAGGCCTCATCAAAAGCACAAAGCAGCGGAATGTCGTCTTCGGTTGCTGTACGGTAGGTTAACGTTTGCTTGTATTCCAATAAAGGATTTAAATCATCTCTCTCCATATAATATTCACTATGGAGATAAGAAAAGCCATTAGTGAATAACCAGAGATTATTCAGTTGCGCTGGACTAGAAAAAATTAACTTATGGTAATTTTGCGATTGAACAAGCGGTAAAATGGCAAGGATAAGTTGTTTACCAATCCCTTGTCGACGATAAGATGGATGAACAAGTAATGATACCTCAACCGCATCATCATAAAAAAAATAAACCCCTAAAAATGCAATTAATTGGTGTTGGTCATTGTAGTACAACAAGCTAGCAGGGAACGCTCTAGGCTGAGCGAGGATGTGAGTATATAAATTGGGTGTACTGCTATCTCTACCCTTACATAGAACACGTAATTCTTCTAGTTGTTTTAGTTGTTCTTCGTCAAGCTGATGCGTCTTTGTTAACATGGCACTCTTTTTTAATTAACTGTTATTATTGCTAAGATTAGCTCTTTTTATGAATATTTTCCTTTTTTTTTAGCAAAAAGGTTAAGATAAATATCATAATTTAATGAAACCACAATAGAGGATATTAATGTCCACCGCAATAATCTGGTTTAGGCAAGATCTTCGTTGTCATGATAATCCCGCACTAACGCTGGCATGCCAAAATCATCAAAAACTTATTCCTCTTTATATTAAAGAAGCTAATCCAGTGTTACCTATAGGTGAGGCGCAACAATGGTGGCTTCATCATTCATTATCCTCCTTAAAAAAAGAGCTTAACCGCGTGCATCTGGATTTACATTTTAGGGCTGCGGAGCCATTAACTCTTTTAAAAGAATTAGTTGTCCAGTATCAAGTAGATGCCGTGTATTGGAATCGATGTTATGAACCCATGCACATCGCTCGAGATCAAATGATTAAAGCAGAATTAAAAAATCTTGGTGTCAAAGTGATTAGCAGTAATGGCAGTTTATTAAATGAACCATGGGAAGTACTTAATCAAGCGGGCTCTTACTTTAAAGTATTTACTCCTTATTGGCGGCAATGTTTACGACAAATGCACGTCAGTACCCAATGGCAAATAGTACAATGGCCCTTAAATCAAGCCGTCTACTCACAACCGCTAGAAGAATGGCATTTATTACCTTCCCAACCTAATTGGGCAGAAGAGTTTTCTCTTCATTGGCAGCCAGGAGAAGAGGGGGCGGCAATTAGGTTACAGCAATTTATCCTTGAGCATCTACAGCACTACAAAGAACAACGTAACGTACCCGCTATTTCAACCACATCACGATTATCGCCGCACTTGCATTTTGGTGAAATTAGTCCGCAGCAAATTTGGCGAGCAATACAACAGGCCATGTCAGACTCTGATTGTGATTTACCCTCAGCACAAACCTACCTTACAGAACTCGGCTGGAGGGAGTTTTCTTATCATTTGCTCTACCATTATCCTCGTTTGATGGATACTCATTTTAAAAGTCAGTTCGATCATTTTCCTTGGAGGGATGATGACCGAGCGCTTAAGCTTTGGCAAAAAGGGTTCACAGGGTATCCCATAGTGGATGCGGGCATGCGTGAATTATGGCAAACAGGCTATATGCATAATCGGGTGAGAATGATAGTAGCCTCTTTTTTGACTAAAGATCTACTCATTGATTGGCGGAAAGGGGCTGCATGGTTTTGGAATACTCTTGTGGATGCGGATTTAGCTAATAACTCTGCCAGTTGGCAATGGGTTGCTGGTTGTGGGGCTGATGCGGCGCCCTATTATAGAATTTTTAATCCTGTACTTCAGGGGGAGAAGTTCGATCCTCACGGGGACTATGTTAAGCATTGGGTCGCTGAGTTAAGAGCGATGGACAAAAAATGGGTACACCGACCCTGGGAAGCCCCTAAGGAGGCTTTACCATTAGTTTTAGGTGTTGATTATCCTTTTCCTATTGTTGATCATCAGTATGCGCGTCAGGAGGCCTTGTCTCTTTATAAAGGATTGAAGGAGTAACTGTTCCCATTAGATTGGCGTTGAGCGATTACTTAAATCGTCTAGCTAATTAAAAAGAAAACAACAAAAACCAGGCTAAGAACGATAATTAACGGGTTAAGTGTCTGTCTGGTTATTGCTTTTAGCAGGGTATGAAGAATGATGCCCCATCCTATTCCATCTG
This Legionella fallonii LLAP-10 DNA region includes the following protein-coding sequences:
- a CDS encoding GNAT family N-acetyltransferase — protein: MLTKTHQLDEEQLKQLEELRVLCKGRDSSTPNLYTHILAQPRAFPASLLYYNDQHQLIAFLGVYFFYDDAVEVSLLVHPSYRRQGIGKQLILAILPLVQSQNYHKLIFSSPAQLNNLWLFTNGFSYLHSEYYMERDDLNPLLEYKQTLTYRTATEDDIPLLCAFDEACFPTKQLDSVERFQHLLNGREYQIIIAYQNNRPIGKAHLRWLDNGATLSDIAVLPAKQGQGLGTTLITYCINMALSEGKPHLNLDVETHNERALKLYTRLGFVTQNACDYWAIDANNFLN
- a CDS encoding cryptochrome/photolyase family protein; protein product: MSTAIIWFRQDLRCHDNPALTLACQNHQKLIPLYIKEANPVLPIGEAQQWWLHHSLSSLKKELNRVHLDLHFRAAEPLTLLKELVVQYQVDAVYWNRCYEPMHIARDQMIKAELKNLGVKVISSNGSLLNEPWEVLNQAGSYFKVFTPYWRQCLRQMHVSTQWQIVQWPLNQAVYSQPLEEWHLLPSQPNWAEEFSLHWQPGEEGAAIRLQQFILEHLQHYKEQRNVPAISTTSRLSPHLHFGEISPQQIWRAIQQAMSDSDCDLPSAQTYLTELGWREFSYHLLYHYPRLMDTHFKSQFDHFPWRDDDRALKLWQKGFTGYPIVDAGMRELWQTGYMHNRVRMIVASFLTKDLLIDWRKGAAWFWNTLVDADLANNSASWQWVAGCGADAAPYYRIFNPVLQGEKFDPHGDYVKHWVAELRAMDKKWVHRPWEAPKEALPLVLGVDYPFPIVDHQYARQEALSLYKGLKE